The genomic interval taaataatatgtaatattttatcttttatgtaatttaataattttatatatttaaatttttaaaataaattttattttacaataggGGATTCTCCGCCCCGATCCCGCCCCATTAAGGGATTCCTCGCCCCGTCCCCGATGGGGAATAAGCGGGGATGGGGCGGCGATGGGGATTAAAATCCTTAACGGGGATGGGGACGGGGAGAGCACTCCCCGCTAATTCCCCGCCCCGTATGCATCCCTACACACGATGCTTATGATCATTTTATAATACTAAATACTCCTAATCCTATTTTTAaccaattgaaaaatttaaaggaCTTAAtactgtgtgtatatatatatatcataatttagagagtaaaaattattaaagagAAAAATGTTTTTAAGCTCATATTTGTCATCCTAATGAGATGTTTGATAGGGACAACCATTTGTTATGTTAAAAATAATGCTTGAAAAATGATTTTGATTTTCAATATggataacaattttatttttagcattgtaaattatttaaaaaaatttaaaaatttaaaaataaacctaaataaatagagtaatttataacataaatatttaaatttaatttttagttataaataaatacttaagtttaattgtTAGCAGTAATAATACATAAGTTATAATATTAGATTTTTTGTGAGTActaagtgttaagtaaattgaCACATAATAAACTTTGAttggttcaagtcattaaatttttatttttttttaaaaaaaaaaagtttaagtatacttataagaaaataacaagtcGATAATGACTTATATTTAACGAGTACCTACCGAAGTTCAGAAATATAATTGATGTATTAGATAGactatcataaaaaaaaaaaaataaataaataatttaccaAAAAATTTTAGATACTTGGACACTTGGTCAATAACTGTTGGAACCTTGGTACTGTAAACTATACCGAATAAGACTGTAATAAGGTattaatgaagaaaaaaaaaagccaaagTGGTCTTGAAGGGTGCATTCCTTCTACAAAAATCCAGTCAGGTCAGGTTGGTTTCCATTTCCAAGCTACTAACTTCTCTTGCATTGCCAGATTTGAGCTCCAAAACACAGAAATACTCCAAACAAATTATGGAATTATAATCTAAAAGGGTTATTTGTTTCAGAGCAAAAGAAAGCTAAAAAGTGTCCAACCATGGTGTTTTCTCCTACTGCTCCCCATTTTTTCAAGATTATTCTTCAACAAACTCCTGACAACACCTACACCAAGCTAGTAAGTATACATTATTACTACTCTCTCGCCCTCTGCTACACCAGATTAGGGCTTCACTACTTACATTACACATTAATGTATGTACATTTGTAAACTTAGTTATTACTATCATTTGTTTGTGGTAGCTTCATTATGTACATTTTATGGCATTTTTTACTGTTTCGAATATCTTTTGTCTGAATTTATTGTCAATGTACCGGATATATGAGTATGGCATTGACATGTTAAAGTGAGTCTTGTGATATGtcgattttgtaatttttttagtacTAATTAATCATAGTTTCTGCAATATGAAGTTTGTTAAAGCTTTAGCATGAACTTGTTTGTAACAGACTTTCTAAAATTTCCAAAAGCAAATGTGCCTTCATCAGATCATATGCCTTTGATTTTTATGGCATGGTTGGTCACCCTTCTACACCATGGCTAGATTTGATGAAGAGGagatcacacacacacacatattttTGTAGGCTGCAGTCATATAGTTCAGTTTTCTGGTAACTCTTTTTAACTTAAGTGATAACACATTTTCCATCAACATTTGGCTTTGGTTTTCTCTTGTGCAGCAAATTCCAAAGGCATTTTGGGTGAAATATTGTGGCTCCTTATCGAGTCAAGTATTTCTTAAGCTTCCATGTGGATCAACATGGGAGGTTGGGTTGACAAAAAGTAGTGATGGGAATGTATGGATAGAAGAGGGTTGGAATAAATTTGCACAACATTGTTCTTTAAGCCGTGGAAATCTCTTAGTTTTTCGATATGAAGGGAACTCTCTGTTTGATGTTACCATATTCGACAAAGATACTATGGAGATCGATTATCCTTCTAATCCTAGCCATTTTGAGAAGCATAGTGTTGATGATACTAAAGATGATATTTCAATTAAAGTCTTGGATAAGTCTACATTACCATGTTCTGCTAGTTCTCACAAGAAAATGAAAACTAGTCCTTGTGATAAATCTGAAGGTATTGATCATCTTAATACTTATGAGGCAATATAGTGATAATTCATGACACCTTGAACCTTTTTTCATGATGATTTCACcttttttttgtatgttttgACTAATCTGTAGAATCTATTTTCAGTGAAATTTGATTTGTCAGATAAAGTATGTGGAGAATCTCCTGTACCAAGAGGCATGGAACCTGAAAAATATACAACAAAGCAGAGATTGACTGGAAAAGTAAAGGCTAAAGCTCTCATGAGAGCTGAAGGTTTTAAATCTAAAGACCCCTTTTTCTTTGTTCCTATGCAACCATCTGTTGTTGGAGCTAAGTTTCATTTGGTAATGAATAAGTTTCTTTCGTGTTGTGATTTTCAAATTAGACATTGAAAATATTGATCATATtgacctttttcattttttgtcaAGAATGTACCATTTCACTTTGCAAGAACTTACCTCAGTAAGTCCCAAGATGTGATCCTTAAGGTTCAGGGCGGGAGGACCTGGTCTGTTATGTACTCTTATAAACAGTATGAAGGATCTTCAAGATATTCAAGATTCTGTTGTGGTTGGAAGGAATTTGTTCAAGATAATGATTTGAAAGTAGGTGATGTTTGTGCCTTTGTTTTGAGAAAAAACATTGGAGTAATTTTATTCAAAGTGGTTATATTTTATGAAAATGGAGCTGCAAATTCCCCTATGTTACCAGGTAAACAAGAACTGTATTACTTACTctataataatgataattattGGTAACAGTACTATCTTGATCATTTCCATTCACACCCTTCAAATATTTATTGGGCTAATAATGTATGTAACAATATAGGTGAAGATAAAATAAGAGAAGAGCAACAACTCTATACAGGTAATGATATGTTATTATAATTGTGTCCAGAATTCATATATGATTACAGTATTAGCTTACGTGTGTATGTTGTTTTCAGCTCCAAATATGAGCAGATCAGCTACACTTTCCGGGACAGTGAGAAATCCGTGTGTGAAAGTTGAATCTTTTAATAATTATGATGAAGATGAAACCAGCATTATTTGTTACAACTTAAATGCAAAGAGAGAACAACAGAACATCAAAGTTGAACGACCTTTGGGTATGTCAAAAACATTCTCATGAAAATTCAGCTtacattttgtttttaaatttaatcaaGGCACTAATAAGAGGCTTTCATCTTCAGGGCCAAGCCAATTCGTCTCAAAAAATCCTTACTTTCAAGTGACTTTGCGATCAACACATGTGCATAGACGTAGACTGGTATGGTAGAAAATGTTACTCCTTATAATTATTATGTACATTATTAGCATGACTCTTTTATCAAGTGAGTATTAGTAGTGAACGTTAAATATTTGATTCTTCTTTGTGCAGTATATTCCAATGAGTTTTGCAAGAGATTATTTAGAGGGAAAAACACAAACTATTATTCTTTGGGTTGGTGAGGAATGTCAGTATGTGAATTTAATTGTTAATGGAGCAGAACATAAGTTTTCCAGTGGATGGTGTGCCTTTGTGAGAGACAACTCTCTTCAGGTAGGTGATGTGTGCATCTTTGAGCTACTTAAGGGATATCAAGCTGAGATGAAAGTTCACATATTTAGACAAAGTAGTTTGGCTCAACAGTAATATAAATGTTGTAATTATGCAAATCATAAGAATCATTTTGGTACCAACAAATTTGCCAAGCCACTTAGATTAGTTTGTAGCTTTTGACTGTAATTGGTCACCATGACCCTGTTGAAGGTTAGTTTTTTGGTTGCTTGTTCGATTCTTAATTAATTACAGTGACTAAAATATGTACTTTTGCTTTATTAACTCTCTTAAGCCACTCATGCCAAGTTATGGTTTCTCCACATCAAAGATCAAACCACccttgtttttatatatttactagaGCTAGCTTGCCTTTTCATTACTTACTACCTGATCAACTGTTTGTTTATTGAGGAAGAAATTTTGGGATGTGTTGATTTGGCATGTAGTTAAGGTGAGCTGATTTTATTATGTGGTTGGTGGATGGCCATTGGCCTAGATTTGTAATAAGGGATCTTCTGCCTTGAAAGAAATGAAGACTACTTTGCTAAATGTTACCATAATTACCAGTGCTGAATTACTGACATATAGCTCTTAACTATGAATTAGAAAAGGCTTGTGCAAGTGCCTTTTATAATATAAAACGATACAACTcctaattaagaaaattatttttccttGCATTGTAAATAGAggtgtttataaaatatataattcaatctaatttgtgcggattagattagattgaaaaatctaaaatttatatttgggaggattgaatgttgattgacatgttaAACAACCGATCAAATCTAATTCACACtatttatacatattttaaaaaaaaaaaattatatatgcaattaatatttgtaataactagtaattaaaaatataatacatatgatatataatgtatattttatttttataaattatttataagaaaaatataatttaaaacaaaatataatattttttatacatacaacatttttttattcttcctttgaatttattatttttttttatttgttttaatttgttattggagacataaaacaacaataatttattttattttgttgttagtcatgtgaaaaaatatatatattaataaatattaaataattcaatattaaaATGTAATTGTTGTGTTTTAATCACCTTGAAAAACAATCAAGAACAAAGAAGACAATTAGTGCAATAAATTGCACTAATTAATCAAGAGAATGAAAAACATAAAATGCAAAAGAGAAGTCAAATCACACCAATTTAATGAGGTTCAATCAGTTGCTTAGCAATGACAATTGTTTACTCTCCTGATGGAACAACCTTTGACTTCAATCTTTATTGATTCACACTTGGTGTTATAATGGTGATGATCACCAACAGCTATGAACTCACATGCGGATCTAGTTCTATAGCTTTCATTTATTTACTAGAAGAATTTAggagaggaggaagaagaagttCTGAAAGGTTATTTCTGATTGTAGAAAAGGTTGGTATATCAAGATATTGTCCAAGAGTGTTGGAAAGACAGAATTGtccctaactaacttaactgtcAAGATTGAAGCTTTAAggaattttcttgttttaacTGAATAGTAGCTAGACTTAACTAACTTTAACTAACACCAGAAATCTACCTTTAATTGAAGTTAGTGAAGCTAAACCAATGAAGAATAGATCGTTCCAAGAGCCCCCTAAGGGCATTAGGTGTTGGTGTCAA from Cannabis sativa cultivar Pink pepper isolate KNU-18-1 chromosome 4, ASM2916894v1, whole genome shotgun sequence carries:
- the LOC115711998 gene encoding B3 domain-containing transcription factor VRN1 isoform X1 produces the protein MKKKKSQSGLEGCIPSTKIQSEQKKAKKCPTMVFSPTAPHFFKIILQQTPDNTYTKLQIPKAFWVKYCGSLSSQVFLKLPCGSTWEVGLTKSSDGNVWIEEGWNKFAQHCSLSRGNLLVFRYEGNSLFDVTIFDKDTMEIDYPSNPSHFEKHSVDDTKDDISIKVLDKSTLPCSASSHKKMKTSPCDKSEVKFDLSDKVCGESPVPRGMEPEKYTTKQRLTGKVKAKALMRAEGFKSKDPFFFVPMQPSVVGAKFHLNVPFHFARTYLSKSQDVILKVQGGRTWSVMYSYKQYEGSSRYSRFCCGWKEFVQDNDLKVGDVCAFVLRKNIGVILFKVVIFYENGAANSPMLPGEDKIREEQQLYTAPNMSRSATLSGTVRNPCVKVESFNNYDEDETSIICYNLNAKREQQNIKVERPLGPSQFVSKNPYFQVTLRSTHVHRRRLYIPMSFARDYLEGKTQTIILWVGEECQYVNLIVNGAEHKFSSGWCAFVRDNSLQVGDVCIFELLKGYQAEMKVHIFRQSSLAQQ
- the LOC115711998 gene encoding B3 domain-containing transcription factor VRN1 isoform X2, giving the protein MVFSPTAPHFFKIILQQTPDNTYTKLQIPKAFWVKYCGSLSSQVFLKLPCGSTWEVGLTKSSDGNVWIEEGWNKFAQHCSLSRGNLLVFRYEGNSLFDVTIFDKDTMEIDYPSNPSHFEKHSVDDTKDDISIKVLDKSTLPCSASSHKKMKTSPCDKSEVKFDLSDKVCGESPVPRGMEPEKYTTKQRLTGKVKAKALMRAEGFKSKDPFFFVPMQPSVVGAKFHLNVPFHFARTYLSKSQDVILKVQGGRTWSVMYSYKQYEGSSRYSRFCCGWKEFVQDNDLKVGDVCAFVLRKNIGVILFKVVIFYENGAANSPMLPGEDKIREEQQLYTAPNMSRSATLSGTVRNPCVKVESFNNYDEDETSIICYNLNAKREQQNIKVERPLGPSQFVSKNPYFQVTLRSTHVHRRRLYIPMSFARDYLEGKTQTIILWVGEECQYVNLIVNGAEHKFSSGWCAFVRDNSLQVGDVCIFELLKGYQAEMKVHIFRQSSLAQQ